From Cellulomonas oligotrophica, a single genomic window includes:
- a CDS encoding tautomerase family protein: protein MAHVKVYGRRSAWGHRRAEVSDALHAALVGAWGIPPAKRFHRFLLLDDEDLVAPRGHDYLVVEVVAFAGRSPAAVRTLLTAMTDDVAPALGLAPDDLEVVVLESPPTHWAIRGTTGDALQLDYRVDL from the coding sequence GTGGCTCACGTGAAGGTGTACGGCCGGCGCTCCGCCTGGGGCCACCGTCGCGCCGAGGTCTCCGACGCCCTGCACGCTGCCCTCGTCGGTGCGTGGGGCATCCCGCCCGCCAAGCGCTTCCACCGGTTCCTGCTGCTCGACGACGAGGACCTCGTCGCCCCCCGCGGGCACGACTACCTCGTCGTCGAGGTCGTCGCGTTCGCCGGACGCAGCCCCGCCGCGGTCCGGACCCTGCTCACGGCCATGACCGACGACGTCGCGCCCGCGCTCGGCCTGGCGCCCGACGACCTGGAGGTCGTCGTGCTCGAGAGCCCGCCCACGCACTGGGCGATCCGCGGCACCACCGGAGACGCGCTCCAGCTGGACTACCGCGTCGACCTCTGA
- a CDS encoding YaaA family protein, with the protein MLVLLPPSEGKTPAPVGAPPVDLAALAHPGLTPWREKVLDALVAVSARDDACAVLGVSPGLAAEVTRNTGLRDAPAARASRVYTGVLYGAAGLDGLTPAARARAVRSVRVVSALWGVLTVDDVVPAYRLSMGTDLPGVGPLSAAWRGPLADALAEEGEDLVVDCRSAAYRAAWTPPAGATWVDVRVLREVDGRRSVVSHHAKHTRGVLTRHLVTRRGNAPRDADELAHAASALVGTVLTAVELADPPRRGARTLSLVVD; encoded by the coding sequence GTGCTCGTGCTGCTGCCGCCCTCGGAGGGCAAGACGCCCGCGCCCGTCGGCGCCCCGCCGGTCGACCTCGCCGCGCTCGCGCACCCGGGGCTCACGCCGTGGCGGGAGAAGGTGCTCGATGCGCTCGTGGCGGTCAGCGCGCGGGACGACGCGTGCGCGGTGCTGGGCGTCTCACCGGGCCTGGCCGCCGAAGTCACGCGGAACACCGGGCTGCGGGACGCCCCGGCGGCGCGGGCGTCCCGGGTGTACACGGGTGTGCTGTACGGCGCGGCGGGCCTGGACGGGCTCACGCCCGCGGCCCGGGCGCGTGCGGTGCGCTCCGTCCGCGTCGTCAGCGCGCTGTGGGGCGTCCTGACCGTCGACGACGTGGTGCCGGCCTACCGGCTGTCGATGGGGACCGACCTGCCGGGCGTCGGGCCGCTGTCCGCCGCGTGGCGCGGCCCGCTGGCCGACGCGCTGGCCGAGGAGGGCGAGGACCTGGTGGTCGACTGCCGCTCCGCCGCGTACCGGGCCGCGTGGACGCCGCCCGCGGGTGCGACCTGGGTGGACGTGCGCGTGCTGCGCGAGGTCGACGGGCGCCGCTCGGTCGTCTCGCACCACGCCAAGCACACGCGCGGCGTGCTGACCCGGCACCTGGTGACCCGTCGCGGGAACGCCCCGCGGGACGCGGACGAGCTGGCGCACGCCGCGAGCGCGCTCGTCGGCACGGTGCTGACGGCGGTCGAGCTGGCGGACCCGCCGCGACGCGGGGCGCGCACGCTCTCGCTCGTCGTGGACTGA
- a CDS encoding histidine phosphatase family protein yields MPAGTTGRRRTAGPSGAGVRFDDEQPVTVVLVRHGQTAMTVSRGYSGSSEPGPPLDATGRAQAASAAELVDRVGRDLWGDVPYPGEVVASPMVRTQETAGVVAARLGLPVRTDAAFREADFGAWQGLTSDEIEQRWPGTLEPWHVDGHVRPPGGESVADVGERLRVALDGLRGGGERTVVVVSHAVAIRAALGVTLGSAPGTWSQLRVAPASVSIVRLYTDRRDEVAVAGAPSEGWGPAAR; encoded by the coding sequence GTGCCCGCCGGGACGACGGGTCGCCGACGCACCGCCGGGCCGTCGGGGGCGGGCGTGCGGTTCGACGACGAGCAGCCCGTCACGGTCGTGCTCGTCCGCCACGGGCAGACCGCGATGACGGTCTCCCGCGGCTACTCCGGCTCCTCCGAGCCGGGCCCGCCGCTGGACGCGACCGGCCGCGCGCAGGCGGCGTCCGCGGCGGAGCTCGTCGACCGCGTCGGCCGCGACCTGTGGGGCGACGTGCCCTACCCGGGCGAGGTCGTCGCGTCGCCCATGGTCCGCACGCAGGAGACCGCGGGCGTCGTCGCCGCGCGGCTCGGCCTGCCCGTGCGCACCGACGCCGCGTTCCGCGAGGCCGACTTCGGGGCCTGGCAGGGGCTGACCTCCGACGAGATCGAGCAGCGCTGGCCCGGCACCCTCGAGCCCTGGCACGTCGACGGGCACGTGCGCCCGCCCGGCGGGGAGTCCGTCGCCGACGTGGGGGAGCGGCTGCGTGTCGCCCTCGACGGGCTGCGCGGCGGCGGCGAGCGGACCGTCGTCGTGGTCTCGCACGCGGTCGCGATCCGTGCCGCCCTGGGCGTGACGCTCGGGTCCGCCCCCGGCACGTGGAGCCAGCTGCGCGTCGCCCCGGCGTCGGTGAGCATCGTGCGCCTGTACACCGACCGGCGCGACGAGGTCGCCGTGGCCGGCGCGCCCAGCGAGGGCTGGGGCCCCGCAGCCCGCTGA
- a CDS encoding zinc ribbon domain-containing protein has product MTSAPVADQRRLLEVQDLDTRLDQLAHRRRTLPALARLTELDAQVGDLYTALVTSRTAASDLRRELTKAEADVAQVRTRAARDQQRLEQGQVSAKDAQALTSELESLARRQSDLEDVELEVMERLEAHESTLAELETAHAALASDRAAVVAERDAGWAEVDAEADRVRAAREKTVAGLDERLVALYERLRGQLGGRGAAPLRGNRCDGCRLELNPLDLEAIRARPEDAVVRCEECGRILVRLPANA; this is encoded by the coding sequence GTGACGAGCGCCCCCGTCGCCGACCAGCGTCGCCTGCTCGAGGTCCAGGACCTCGACACCCGCCTCGACCAGCTCGCCCACCGCCGTCGCACGCTGCCCGCGCTCGCGCGGCTGACCGAGCTCGACGCGCAGGTCGGCGACCTGTACACCGCCCTCGTGACGTCGCGGACCGCGGCCTCGGACCTGCGGCGCGAGCTCACCAAGGCCGAGGCCGACGTCGCGCAGGTGCGCACCCGTGCCGCGCGCGACCAGCAGCGGCTCGAGCAGGGCCAGGTCTCCGCGAAGGACGCGCAGGCGCTGACCAGCGAGCTCGAGAGCCTGGCGCGCCGCCAGTCCGACCTCGAGGACGTCGAGCTCGAGGTGATGGAGCGGCTCGAGGCCCACGAGTCGACGCTCGCCGAGCTGGAGACGGCCCACGCGGCGCTCGCGTCGGACCGTGCCGCCGTCGTCGCCGAGCGCGACGCCGGCTGGGCCGAGGTCGACGCCGAGGCCGACCGGGTCCGGGCCGCGCGCGAGAAGACCGTCGCCGGCCTCGACGAGCGGCTGGTCGCACTCTACGAGCGCCTGCGCGGGCAGCTCGGCGGCCGGGGCGCCGCACCGCTGCGCGGCAACCGGTGCGACGGCTGCCGCCTCGAGCTCAACCCGCTGGACCTCGAGGCCATCCGTGCGCGTCCCGAGGACGCGGTCGTGCGCTGCGAGGAGTGCGGGCGCATCCTCGTGCGGCTGCCCGCGAACGCATGA
- a CDS encoding Nif3-like dinuclear metal center hexameric protein: MSPTATVRDVVAALDRRYPPGTAEPWDRVGLAVGDPDAPVRRVLLAVDPVAAVVDEALGWGADLLLTHHPLLLRGVHSVAATTAKGALVHRLVRGGCALHTAHTNADAAVDGVAHALADTIGVRGTVPLVPAVVPSLDKHVVLVPTEHAEALVDALSAAGAGALGAYARCAWTTVGEGTFLPLDGAAPAVGRVGEVARVRETRIEMVAPRRSRAQVVAAVRAAHPYEEPAFDVLELASLPGQTGLGRVGTLDRPLPLAEFAAAVARALPATVQGVRYAGDPAMPVHRVAVLGGSGDSLFDAVRAADVDAYVTADLRHHPASEQQEQALFEAKGGAPRPALVDLAHSASEWPWLARAADALRADLAAAGTTVETRVSTLRTDPWTGRVPQPARTQPEGTP, from the coding sequence GTGAGCCCCACCGCCACCGTCCGCGACGTCGTCGCCGCCCTCGACCGGCGGTACCCGCCCGGGACGGCCGAGCCCTGGGACCGGGTCGGCCTCGCGGTCGGGGACCCCGACGCCCCCGTGCGCCGGGTGCTGCTCGCCGTCGACCCCGTCGCCGCCGTCGTCGACGAGGCGCTCGGCTGGGGCGCCGACCTGCTGCTCACGCACCACCCGCTGCTGCTGCGCGGCGTCCACTCGGTGGCGGCGACCACCGCCAAGGGGGCGCTCGTGCACCGCCTGGTGCGGGGCGGGTGCGCGCTGCACACCGCGCACACCAACGCCGACGCCGCGGTCGACGGCGTCGCGCACGCCCTTGCCGACACCATCGGCGTGCGGGGCACCGTCCCGCTCGTGCCCGCGGTCGTGCCGTCGCTCGACAAGCACGTGGTCCTCGTGCCGACGGAGCACGCCGAGGCGCTCGTCGACGCGCTGTCCGCGGCGGGCGCCGGTGCGCTGGGCGCGTACGCCCGGTGCGCGTGGACCACCGTGGGGGAGGGCACGTTCCTCCCGCTCGACGGCGCCGCGCCCGCGGTCGGGCGGGTCGGCGAGGTCGCCCGGGTGCGCGAGACCCGCATCGAGATGGTCGCCCCGCGCAGGTCGCGGGCGCAGGTCGTGGCCGCCGTGCGGGCCGCCCACCCGTACGAGGAGCCGGCCTTCGACGTCCTGGAGCTGGCGTCCCTGCCGGGGCAGACGGGGCTCGGCCGCGTCGGCACGCTGGACCGGCCCCTGCCGCTGGCGGAGTTCGCCGCCGCCGTGGCCCGCGCGCTGCCCGCCACCGTGCAGGGCGTGCGCTACGCGGGCGACCCCGCGATGCCCGTGCACCGGGTCGCCGTGCTCGGTGGTTCCGGCGACTCGCTCTTCGACGCGGTCCGCGCGGCCGACGTCGACGCCTACGTGACCGCGGACCTGCGCCACCACCCCGCGTCCGAGCAGCAGGAGCAGGCGCTGTTCGAGGCCAAGGGCGGCGCGCCGCGCCCCGCGCTCGTCGACCTCGCGCACTCCGCGTCGGAGTGGCCCTGGCTCGCCCGGGCCGCCGACGCGCTGCGCGCCGACCTGGCCGCTGCGGGCACTACGGTGGAGACCCGCGTGAGCACGCTGCGCACCGACCCCTGGACGGGCCGTGTGCCGCAGCCCGCCCGCACCCAGCCGGAAGGAACCCCGTGA
- a CDS encoding zinc-dependent alcohol dehydrogenase family protein yields the protein MRATLLHGPGDVRVEQVPDPQVRRAHDAVVRVVATCVCGSDLWPYRGARPVDEPRRIGHELVGVVEEVGADVRTVRPGDFVVAPFSLCDGTCVHCRNGVHTSCERVAWWGSPDQDGEPVDAAQGEYVRVPMADGTLVVTPEHPDEALLPHVLTLTDVMGTGHHAARSAGVGPGSTVAVVGDGAVGLCAVIAARRLGAERVVAMSRHAARQELARGFGATDVVAERGDEGAAHVRDLLDGIGPDAVLECVGTKESMAQALATVRPGGRIGFVGVPAGGPELPVRQLFDTNVTVGGGIAPVRGYIPELMADVWSGAIRPGLVFDGTFALDDIADAYAAMDARTVTKALVRP from the coding sequence GTGCGCGCAACCCTCCTCCACGGTCCCGGTGACGTCCGCGTCGAGCAGGTGCCCGACCCGCAGGTGCGCCGGGCGCACGACGCCGTGGTGCGCGTCGTCGCGACCTGCGTGTGCGGGTCGGACCTGTGGCCCTACCGCGGGGCACGGCCGGTGGACGAGCCGCGGCGCATCGGGCACGAGCTCGTGGGCGTGGTCGAGGAGGTCGGCGCCGACGTGCGGACGGTGCGGCCCGGTGACTTCGTCGTGGCGCCGTTCTCGCTGTGCGACGGCACGTGCGTGCACTGCCGCAACGGCGTGCACACGTCGTGCGAGCGGGTCGCGTGGTGGGGGTCGCCCGACCAGGACGGCGAGCCCGTCGACGCCGCGCAGGGCGAGTACGTGCGCGTGCCGATGGCCGACGGGACGCTCGTCGTGACCCCGGAGCACCCCGACGAGGCGCTGCTGCCGCACGTGCTGACGCTGACGGACGTGATGGGCACCGGGCACCACGCGGCGCGGTCGGCCGGCGTGGGGCCGGGCTCGACGGTGGCCGTGGTGGGCGACGGTGCCGTGGGGCTGTGCGCGGTGATCGCGGCACGCCGGCTCGGCGCCGAGCGGGTCGTGGCCATGTCGCGGCACGCGGCCCGGCAGGAGCTCGCGCGCGGGTTCGGGGCCACCGACGTCGTCGCCGAGCGCGGTGACGAGGGGGCGGCCCACGTGCGCGACCTGCTCGACGGCATCGGCCCGGACGCGGTGCTCGAGTGCGTCGGGACCAAGGAGTCGATGGCGCAGGCCCTGGCCACCGTGCGGCCGGGCGGGCGGATCGGCTTCGTCGGGGTGCCCGCGGGCGGGCCCGAGCTGCCGGTGCGGCAGCTCTTCGACACGAACGTCACCGTCGGGGGCGGCATCGCGCCCGTGCGCGGCTACATCCCCGAGCTCATGGCCGACGTCTGGTCCGGCGCGATCCGACCCGGGCTGGTGTTCGACGGCACCTTCGCGCTCGACGACATCGCCGACGCCTACGCCGCGATGGACGCCCGGACCGTCACCAAGGCCCTCGTGCGGCCGTGA
- a CDS encoding peroxiredoxin produces the protein MTGAAPGALLVGEPAPDVTLPDTHGTPVSLAQLRGGPVAVVFFPFAFSGICSGELCELRDNLAMFDAAGVRLLGVSCDPMFALRAWSQQEGHGFDLLSDFWPHGAAARAFGVFDEDHGLALRGSFLLDADGVVRWSVVNPRGEARPLAAYREALAAL, from the coding sequence GTGACGGGCGCGGCGCCCGGGGCCCTGCTCGTCGGTGAGCCGGCCCCGGACGTCACCCTGCCCGACACCCACGGCACACCCGTCTCGCTCGCGCAGCTGCGCGGCGGCCCGGTCGCGGTGGTGTTCTTCCCGTTCGCGTTCTCCGGCATCTGCTCCGGCGAGCTGTGCGAGCTGCGCGACAACCTGGCGATGTTCGACGCCGCCGGCGTCCGCCTCCTCGGTGTCTCGTGCGACCCCATGTTCGCGCTGCGGGCCTGGTCGCAGCAGGAGGGCCACGGCTTCGACCTGCTGTCCGACTTCTGGCCGCACGGTGCGGCCGCCCGCGCGTTCGGCGTCTTCGACGAGGACCACGGCCTGGCCCTGCGCGGCTCGTTCCTCCTCGACGCCGACGGCGTGGTCCGCTGGTCGGTGGTCAACCCCCGCGGCGAGGCCCGCCCCCTCGCCGCCTACCGCGAGGCCCTCGCGGCCCTGTGA
- a CDS encoding DUF3052 domain-containing protein produces the protein MSSTADDAATHAAARLGFESGQVIQELGYDDDVDEALRAGLEATTGSALVDEDYDDVTDGAVIWFRDDDGDLTDALVDAMTVLEDNGPIWVFVPKAGRRGHVPHSDIEEAATTSGLHAMTTFSVGPDWSATRLATRGRGK, from the coding sequence GTGTCTTCCACTGCGGACGATGCCGCGACGCACGCGGCCGCTCGTCTGGGCTTCGAGTCCGGGCAGGTCATCCAGGAGCTGGGCTACGACGACGACGTGGACGAGGCCCTGCGTGCAGGGCTCGAGGCCACCACCGGCTCCGCGCTCGTCGACGAGGACTACGACGACGTCACCGACGGCGCCGTGATCTGGTTCCGCGACGACGACGGCGACCTCACCGACGCGCTCGTCGACGCGATGACCGTGCTCGAGGACAACGGGCCGATCTGGGTGTTCGTGCCCAAGGCCGGACGCCGGGGCCACGTGCCCCACAGCGACATCGAGGAGGCCGCGACCACGTCCGGCCTGCACGCGATGACGACGTTCTCCGTCGGTCCCGACTGGTCCGCGACGCGGCTGGCTACGCGGGGTCGCGGCAAGTGA
- the aceE gene encoding pyruvate dehydrogenase (acetyl-transferring), homodimeric type codes for MASIDETGPLIGGLLSQVPDIDPEETGEWVDSLDGLIDEKGGPRARYVLMSMLRHARQRNVAIPASLNTPYVNTIAVHNEPYFPGDEVMERRYRSWIRWNAAVMVTRAQRPGVAVGGHISSYASVATLTEVGLNHFFRGKDHPGGGDQVYFQGHASPGVYARGFLEGRLSEHQLDGFRQERSHAGGGLPSYPHPRLAPELWEFPTVSMGLGPAGAIYQAWTNKYLHERGIKDTSQQDVWAYLGDGEMDEPESRGMLQHAAQQGLDNLTFVVNCNLQRLDGPVRGNGKIIQELEAQFRGAGWNVIKVIWGREWDVLLNADKDRALVHLMNTTPDGDFQTFRAENGAFIREHFFGRDPRTKQLVEKMTDDEIWALKRGGHDYRKLYAAYKAAREHTGQPTVILAHTIKGYGLGSGFAGRNATHQMKKLKVDELKALRDSLHIPISDAQLEENPYLPPYYHPGPDDEAIRYMLDRRRALGGFVPERRTEHTKLTLPGDKSYESLAKGSGTQEVATTMALVRLFKDLLKDKEFGHRLVPIIPDEARTFGLDSIFPSAKIFNTNGQNYMAVDRELMLSYKESTSGQIMHTGINEAGSAAAFQAVGTAYATHGEPLIPFYFYYSMFGFQRTGDQFWAAGDQMARGFLIGATAGRTTLTGEGLQHADGHSPLLAGTMPHVVHYDPAYGYEIRHIVRDGIARMYGDGSDGRDQDVIYYLTVYNEPMVQPAEPEDVDVEGILRGIHQVAPVEGEGPQAQILASGVAVPWALEARQLLADDWGVRAAVWSVTSWNELRRDALAAEQHAFLQPGEAPRTPFLTQKLQGAQGPFVATTDYDHLVADQVRAWVPGRYATLGADGFGFSDTRAAARRHFKIDGPSTAVRVLQQLALEGAVDPSLPAQAIERYRLHDVTAGTSGNTGGDA; via the coding sequence GTGGCTTCCATCGACGAGACGGGCCCGCTGATCGGCGGCCTGCTCAGCCAGGTCCCCGACATCGACCCGGAGGAGACCGGGGAGTGGGTCGACTCGCTCGACGGCCTGATCGACGAGAAGGGCGGCCCGCGGGCGCGGTACGTCCTGATGAGCATGCTGCGCCACGCGCGGCAGCGGAACGTGGCGATCCCGGCCTCCCTGAACACGCCGTACGTGAACACGATCGCGGTGCACAACGAGCCGTACTTCCCCGGTGACGAGGTCATGGAGCGCCGGTACCGCTCCTGGATCCGCTGGAACGCGGCCGTGATGGTGACGCGTGCGCAGCGTCCCGGCGTGGCGGTCGGCGGGCACATCTCGTCCTACGCGTCGGTGGCGACGCTCACCGAGGTCGGCCTCAACCACTTCTTCCGCGGCAAGGACCACCCGGGCGGCGGCGACCAGGTCTACTTCCAGGGCCACGCCTCCCCGGGCGTGTACGCCCGCGGCTTCCTCGAGGGGCGCCTGAGCGAGCACCAGCTCGACGGGTTCCGCCAGGAGCGCTCGCACGCCGGCGGCGGCCTGCCGTCGTACCCGCACCCGCGCCTGGCGCCCGAGCTGTGGGAGTTCCCCACGGTGTCGATGGGCCTGGGCCCGGCCGGTGCGATCTACCAGGCGTGGACCAACAAGTACCTGCACGAGCGGGGCATCAAGGACACCAGCCAGCAGGACGTGTGGGCGTACCTGGGCGACGGCGAGATGGACGAGCCCGAGTCGCGCGGCATGCTCCAGCACGCGGCGCAGCAGGGCCTGGACAACCTGACGTTCGTGGTGAACTGCAACCTGCAGCGCCTCGACGGCCCCGTGCGCGGCAACGGCAAGATCATCCAGGAGCTCGAGGCGCAGTTCCGCGGCGCGGGCTGGAACGTCATCAAGGTCATCTGGGGCCGCGAGTGGGACGTCCTGCTCAACGCCGACAAGGACCGCGCCCTGGTGCACCTGATGAACACCACCCCGGACGGCGACTTCCAGACGTTCCGGGCCGAGAACGGCGCGTTCATCCGCGAGCACTTCTTCGGCCGCGACCCGCGGACCAAGCAGCTCGTCGAGAAGATGACGGACGACGAGATCTGGGCCCTCAAGCGCGGCGGGCACGACTACCGCAAGCTCTACGCGGCCTACAAGGCGGCGCGCGAGCACACCGGTCAGCCGACCGTCATCCTCGCCCACACCATCAAGGGCTACGGCCTGGGCTCGGGCTTCGCCGGGCGCAACGCCACGCACCAGATGAAGAAGCTCAAGGTCGACGAGCTCAAGGCGCTGCGGGACTCGCTGCACATCCCGATCTCGGACGCCCAGCTCGAGGAGAACCCGTACCTGCCCCCGTACTACCACCCGGGGCCGGACGACGAGGCGATCCGCTACATGCTCGACCGGCGCCGGGCCCTCGGCGGCTTCGTCCCCGAGCGGCGCACCGAGCACACCAAGCTCACGCTCCCGGGCGACAAGTCCTACGAGAGCCTGGCCAAGGGCTCGGGCACGCAGGAGGTCGCCACGACGATGGCGCTCGTGCGCCTGTTCAAGGACCTGCTCAAGGACAAGGAGTTCGGCCACCGCCTGGTGCCGATCATCCCCGACGAGGCGCGCACGTTCGGCCTGGACTCGATCTTCCCGAGCGCGAAGATCTTCAACACCAACGGCCAGAACTACATGGCGGTCGACCGCGAGCTGATGCTGTCCTACAAGGAGTCCACCTCCGGGCAGATCATGCACACCGGCATCAACGAGGCCGGGTCGGCCGCGGCGTTCCAGGCCGTCGGCACGGCGTACGCCACGCACGGCGAGCCGCTGATCCCGTTCTACTTCTACTACTCGATGTTCGGGTTCCAGCGCACCGGCGACCAGTTCTGGGCCGCCGGGGACCAGATGGCGCGCGGGTTCCTCATCGGGGCCACGGCCGGGCGCACCACGCTGACGGGCGAGGGCCTGCAGCACGCCGACGGCCACTCCCCGCTGCTGGCGGGAACCATGCCGCACGTCGTGCACTACGACCCGGCGTACGGGTACGAGATCCGGCACATCGTGCGCGACGGCATCGCCCGCATGTACGGCGACGGCTCCGACGGTCGCGACCAGGACGTCATCTACTACCTGACGGTCTACAACGAGCCGATGGTCCAGCCGGCCGAGCCGGAGGACGTCGACGTCGAGGGGATCCTGCGCGGCATCCACCAGGTGGCGCCGGTCGAGGGCGAGGGCCCGCAGGCCCAGATCCTCGCCTCCGGCGTCGCGGTGCCGTGGGCGCTCGAGGCCCGGCAGCTGCTCGCCGACGACTGGGGCGTGCGCGCCGCCGTGTGGTCGGTCACCAGCTGGAACGAGCTGCGGCGCGACGCGCTGGCTGCCGAGCAGCACGCGTTCCTGCAGCCGGGCGAGGCGCCCCGCACGCCCTTCCTGACGCAGAAGCTGCAGGGGGCGCAGGGCCCGTTCGTCGCGACGACGGACTACGACCACCTCGTGGCCGACCAGGTCCGCGCGTGGGTCCCGGGGCGCTACGCGACGCTCGGTGCGGACGGCTTCGGCTTCTCCGACACGCGCGCCGCCGCACGCCGGCACTTCAAGATCGACGGCCCGTCGACCGCGGTGCGCGTGCTGCAGCAGCTCGCGCTCGAGGGCGCGGTGGACCCGTCCCTGCCCGCGCAGGCCATCGAGCGGTACCGCCTGCACGACGTCACGGCGGGCACGTCGGGCAACACGGGCGGCGACGCCTGA
- a CDS encoding PucR family transcriptional regulator, translated as MSTSRAGRTAPAQAPAKTAAQTTDAGTPGDADPRREPARPRAGAPAREPVTETQRRVRDGAGLLAAAAMRRLDADLDWYRALPAEDRSWVGLVAQAGITAFVTWYADPTKPPHGVGEIFAAAPPELTRSISLQHTLQLVRVVVDVVETHSDRLAAPGEERELREAVLRYSREVAFSAAEVYARAAEVRGASDARLEALVVDALVRGDGGDAVRSRVAALGWTGQGPTLVVVGTAGAHMDEVRTADLRRETRHAADDALVGTLGDRLLVFLGGRGDLRAAALTLLPRFGPGPVVIGPTADGLVESTRSVRAALHGLAAAAAWDGAPRPVFADDLLPERVLVGDADARRALVERAFAPLAASQGSLLETLSAYLGAGRSLEAAARTLYVHPNTVRYRLRRVSDVTGWDPLDARESYVLQTALAVGRLDGTGTA; from the coding sequence ATGTCGACCTCCCGGGCGGGGCGCACCGCCCCCGCGCAGGCCCCCGCGAAGACCGCCGCGCAGACCACCGACGCCGGCACGCCGGGCGACGCGGACCCCCGCCGCGAGCCCGCCCGCCCACGGGCCGGCGCACCGGCGCGCGAGCCGGTCACCGAGACCCAGCGCCGCGTGCGGGACGGGGCGGGGCTGCTCGCCGCGGCGGCGATGCGCCGGCTCGACGCAGACCTCGACTGGTACCGGGCCCTGCCCGCGGAGGACCGGTCGTGGGTGGGACTGGTCGCGCAGGCGGGCATCACCGCGTTCGTCACCTGGTACGCGGACCCGACGAAGCCGCCGCACGGTGTCGGCGAGATCTTCGCCGCCGCGCCGCCGGAGCTGACCCGATCGATCTCGCTGCAGCACACGCTGCAGCTCGTGCGCGTCGTCGTCGACGTCGTCGAGACGCACAGCGACCGCCTCGCGGCCCCGGGCGAGGAGCGCGAGCTGCGCGAGGCGGTGCTCCGGTACTCCCGCGAGGTCGCGTTCTCCGCGGCGGAGGTCTACGCCCGCGCCGCGGAGGTCCGGGGTGCGTCGGACGCCCGCCTGGAGGCGCTCGTCGTCGACGCGCTCGTGCGCGGGGACGGCGGCGACGCGGTGCGCTCGCGCGTGGCCGCGCTCGGGTGGACGGGTCAGGGCCCGACCCTCGTGGTCGTCGGCACCGCCGGCGCCCACATGGACGAGGTGCGCACCGCGGACCTGCGCCGCGAGACCCGCCACGCGGCGGACGACGCGCTCGTCGGGACCCTCGGCGACCGGCTGCTGGTGTTCCTCGGCGGGCGGGGCGACCTGCGCGCTGCCGCACTGACGCTTCTCCCCCGGTTCGGGCCGGGTCCCGTGGTGATCGGCCCCACGGCGGACGGGCTGGTGGAGTCGACGCGGTCGGTGCGCGCGGCGCTGCACGGGCTGGCGGCGGCTGCGGCGTGGGACGGCGCCCCGCGCCCCGTCTTCGCCGACGACCTGCTGCCCGAGCGTGTCCTCGTCGGCGACGCCGACGCGCGCCGCGCCCTCGTCGAGCGCGCCTTCGCCCCGCTCGCGGCGAGCCAGGGCTCCCTGCTCGAGACGCTCTCGGCGTACCTGGGCGCGGGGCGGTCGCTGGAGGCGGCGGCCCGCACGTTGTACGTGCACCCCAACACCGTGCGGTACCGGCTGCGCCGCGTCAGCGACGTCACCGGCTGGGACCCCCTGGACGCGCGGGAGTCGTACGTGCTGCAGACGGCGCTGGCCGTCGGGCGCCTCGACGGCACCGGCACGGCCTGA